A region from the Curtobacterium sp. MCBA15_012 genome encodes:
- a CDS encoding biotin--[acetyl-CoA-carboxylase] ligase produces MSTPEQPTLPLARSVVAAAGGTFDAPARTGSTNADLLAVAVDRPHGSVVVTLDQTAGRGRLDRTWFAPAGQTLALSLLVRADLDDRDRGWLPLVAGLAMRDAVTAVLPDADDVRRASRPTGDQETAGRTPEPRVLVKWPNDVLVDGRKVCGILCQVAADGSVVVGAGVNLTIPADALPTPTATSLTVAGATGGAADLADAVASGFHTAVLEAVAALVAGGAAADGVRSRVRGACGTIGRRVRLELPDGSVTEADATGVDDDGRITIRDRDGAERGVAVGDLTHLRYA; encoded by the coding sequence ATGTCCACACCCGAGCAGCCGACCCTCCCGCTTGCCCGGAGCGTGGTCGCGGCCGCCGGCGGGACCTTCGACGCCCCGGCGCGCACCGGCTCGACCAACGCCGACCTGCTCGCGGTCGCCGTCGACCGGCCGCACGGCAGCGTGGTCGTGACCCTCGACCAGACCGCGGGCCGTGGCCGCCTGGACCGCACGTGGTTCGCTCCGGCCGGCCAGACCCTCGCGCTCAGCCTGCTCGTGCGCGCCGACCTCGACGACCGCGACCGCGGCTGGTTGCCGCTCGTCGCCGGGCTCGCGATGCGCGACGCGGTGACCGCGGTCCTGCCGGACGCGGACGACGTGCGCCGCGCCTCCCGGCCGACCGGTGACCAGGAGACGGCGGGCCGGACGCCGGAGCCGCGCGTGCTCGTGAAGTGGCCGAACGACGTGCTCGTCGACGGCCGCAAGGTCTGCGGGATCCTCTGCCAGGTCGCCGCGGACGGCAGCGTCGTCGTCGGCGCGGGCGTCAACCTGACGATCCCCGCGGACGCGCTGCCGACGCCGACCGCGACATCGCTGACGGTCGCGGGCGCGACCGGCGGGGCGGCCGACCTGGCCGACGCGGTCGCGTCCGGCTTCCACACGGCCGTCCTGGAGGCGGTGGCCGCCCTGGTCGCGGGTGGTGCGGCCGCCGACGGGGTGCGGTCGCGGGTCCGTGGTGCGTGCGGCACGATCGGCCGCCGCGTCCGTCTGGAGCTGCCCGACGGCAGCGTCACCGAGGCGGACGCCACGGGCGTCGACGACGACGGCCGCATCACGATCCGGGATCGGGACGGCGCGGAGAGGGGCGTCGCGGTGGGGGACCTCACCCACCTGCGGTATGCATGA